Proteins found in one Alteromonas macleodii genomic segment:
- the coaBC gene encoding bifunctional phosphopantothenoylcysteine decarboxylase/phosphopantothenate--cysteine ligase CoaBC, which translates to MSIANKNILLGVTGGIAAYKAPDLVRKLTALGANVRVVVTDSAAEFVSTLSLQAVSGNPVHQHLLDPAAEAAMGHIELAKWADILLIAPATANTIAKLAHGMADDLLTTLYLATTATLFVAPAMNQQMWKASATQRNITSLQKDGVTFIGPASGEQACGDVGSGRMVEPVDIANALNDNEDKSSELALALTSLAGKQITITAGPTREPLDPVRYISNHSSGKMGFAIAQAAAQAGANVTLVAGPVTLSTPALCNRIDVTTADEMLKACEKLVPSTDIFISTAAVADYRACTVADNKIKKTGDELTLTFVKNPDILATVSNRQDRPFCVGFAAESQNVEDYARGKLARKKLDMIAANDITAEGLGFNSDKNALHVIWQDGDKKLPATSKNALAEQLLALIAERFAFNNKN; encoded by the coding sequence ATGTCTATTGCTAATAAAAACATTTTGCTGGGCGTGACGGGTGGTATTGCCGCATATAAAGCTCCAGATTTAGTGCGAAAACTCACCGCATTAGGTGCAAACGTACGTGTTGTTGTCACCGACTCTGCCGCAGAGTTTGTGAGCACTTTATCGCTTCAAGCTGTGTCGGGAAACCCGGTGCATCAGCATCTTCTAGACCCGGCTGCTGAAGCCGCGATGGGTCATATCGAATTAGCAAAATGGGCCGACATCCTACTTATCGCGCCAGCCACAGCAAACACTATCGCTAAACTTGCTCACGGCATGGCAGATGATTTATTAACTACGCTTTACTTGGCCACAACCGCTACGCTTTTTGTAGCCCCAGCCATGAACCAGCAAATGTGGAAAGCATCGGCGACACAGCGCAATATTACTAGTCTTCAAAAAGACGGTGTAACCTTTATTGGCCCAGCAAGTGGTGAGCAAGCTTGTGGTGATGTAGGCTCAGGCCGCATGGTTGAACCTGTAGATATCGCCAATGCATTAAATGACAATGAAGATAAGTCTTCAGAGTTGGCATTAGCATTAACAAGCCTAGCGGGAAAACAAATTACCATTACTGCAGGGCCAACCAGAGAGCCGTTAGACCCGGTACGCTATATCTCTAATCACAGCTCTGGAAAGATGGGGTTTGCCATTGCGCAAGCTGCGGCTCAAGCGGGCGCGAACGTAACGCTAGTTGCTGGCCCTGTAACGCTTTCTACGCCAGCCCTTTGTAACCGTATTGATGTTACTACTGCAGATGAAATGCTTAAGGCTTGTGAAAAACTTGTACCTTCTACAGATATTTTTATCAGTACCGCTGCGGTTGCCGACTATAGGGCATGCACAGTGGCGGACAATAAAATAAAGAAAACAGGTGATGAGTTAACACTTACTTTTGTTAAAAACCCTGATATTCTAGCAACTGTATCTAACAGACAAGACCGTCCATTTTGCGTAGGCTTTGCAGCTGAAAGCCAAAATGTGGAAGATTATGCCCGCGGCAAGCTTGCTAGAAAGAAGCTAGATATGATTGCGGCAAATGATATAACGGCTGAAGGTCTAGGGTTTAATAGCGATAAAAACGCGCTGCATGTAATATGGCAAGACGGCGATAAAAAATTGCCTGCCACCAGCAAAAATGCGTTAGCCGAGCAGCTGCTAGCGCTCATTGCAGAACGTTTCGCTTTCAACAATAAAAACTAA
- a CDS encoding YjbH domain-containing protein, whose product MSAQLLSKKKISKKKTLALVIGSALSSTTFADTQIRVTPSQMVQGGNGLIQTPTARMRDEGGMAINYTDNGEYRFWSVNIQLYDWMEATARYTDVRTRLYSQVESFSGDQTLKDKGLDVKFRLWKESYYLPDISVGFRDFGGTGFFESEYVNASKSVGPFDFHLGLGWGYLGTADDITNPFCEVRDSFCERPGGFSGRGGKVDYDQFFKGTTAFFGGVEYQTPWEPLTLKLEFEGNDYSRDRAGQLEQDSRWNVGAVYRYKDFDFSLNYQRGNTIGFGVTYRFNMNTASQIKFDDAPRSLMGRNAPSNVKDVNKSRLYNDLFRSGGFILSDAEIKEDSATFYGTQVKYRDQGEAIERVGRVAASELPDSVKTYHMVDSRGGIPMVDTQIDAEAFISAARYESVDAEIAETYIRTSPSKEVMEAYDPENTSGIFYSADFFFTQSFGNPEDFYLYQTGLLLNGGYAFNENFSVVSSARVTLLDNFDKFNYLVDGEDVSLPRVRTRVREYVSENDVWLDTAFLNYKDNIAEDLYAQAYAGYLETMFAGVGGEILYRPVDSNVAYGIDINYVKQRDPYSQTGLEDYDTITGHASVYWQPEFLDDTQITVSAGQFLAKDKGVNIDYAKRFDSGIIVGAYAAFTDVSSEEYGEGSFTKGFYISIPTDLFLLEPSKGRGLFPWVPISRDGGQLLRRPSRLIDLTETRSPFFD is encoded by the coding sequence ATGAGTGCGCAATTATTATCTAAGAAAAAAATATCTAAGAAAAAAACACTCGCGCTGGTAATTGGCAGCGCATTATCGTCTACCACCTTCGCTGATACTCAAATTCGAGTAACCCCTTCGCAAATGGTACAGGGCGGTAACGGCCTTATTCAAACGCCAACCGCACGTATGCGAGATGAAGGCGGAATGGCCATCAACTATACCGATAACGGTGAATACCGCTTCTGGTCAGTTAATATCCAGCTTTATGATTGGATGGAAGCGACCGCTCGCTATACCGACGTACGTACACGTTTATATAGCCAAGTTGAATCATTCAGTGGCGACCAAACCCTAAAAGATAAAGGTCTAGACGTTAAATTCAGGCTTTGGAAAGAAAGTTATTACCTACCTGATATCAGCGTTGGCTTTAGAGACTTTGGTGGCACAGGCTTCTTTGAAAGTGAGTACGTGAACGCAAGTAAATCGGTGGGGCCATTCGATTTCCACTTAGGCTTAGGCTGGGGGTACTTAGGTACAGCAGACGATATTACTAACCCATTTTGTGAGGTTAGAGACAGCTTTTGTGAGCGTCCTGGCGGGTTCTCAGGCCGCGGTGGCAAGGTAGATTACGACCAATTTTTCAAAGGTACCACAGCCTTCTTTGGTGGCGTAGAGTATCAAACACCTTGGGAGCCGTTAACGCTAAAGCTAGAGTTTGAAGGGAACGATTACTCACGTGACAGAGCAGGCCAGTTAGAGCAAGACTCTCGGTGGAATGTGGGCGCGGTATATCGCTACAAAGACTTTGATTTCTCGTTAAATTACCAACGTGGAAATACCATTGGTTTTGGTGTTACATATCGATTCAATATGAATACCGCCTCTCAGATTAAATTCGATGATGCGCCTAGAAGCTTGATGGGAAGAAATGCCCCGTCCAATGTTAAAGATGTGAACAAATCGCGTCTTTATAATGATCTTTTCAGATCGGGTGGTTTCATCTTATCTGATGCTGAAATTAAAGAGGACAGTGCGACTTTCTATGGAACGCAGGTTAAGTATCGCGATCAAGGTGAAGCTATCGAGCGCGTGGGACGCGTAGCGGCTTCTGAGCTGCCTGATAGTGTTAAAACTTATCATATGGTAGATAGTCGTGGCGGCATTCCTATGGTCGATACACAAATAGATGCTGAAGCCTTTATCTCTGCTGCCCGCTATGAGTCAGTGGATGCAGAAATAGCTGAGACTTACATAAGAACGTCACCTTCTAAAGAAGTGATGGAAGCTTACGACCCTGAAAATACGTCGGGCATTTTCTATAGCGCCGATTTCTTTTTCACTCAGTCATTTGGTAACCCAGAAGATTTCTATCTTTATCAAACTGGGCTATTACTCAACGGTGGCTATGCGTTTAATGAAAATTTCTCGGTGGTGAGTAGCGCACGAGTGACGCTTCTTGATAACTTCGATAAGTTTAATTACTTAGTGGATGGTGAAGACGTGTCTTTACCTCGTGTGCGTACTCGGGTTCGTGAGTATGTGTCTGAAAACGATGTATGGTTAGATACCGCGTTTTTAAATTACAAAGACAATATTGCTGAAGATCTTTATGCTCAAGCATACGCAGGTTATCTCGAAACCATGTTTGCTGGTGTAGGCGGTGAAATTCTTTATCGCCCTGTCGATAGTAATGTCGCCTACGGCATCGATATCAACTACGTTAAGCAGCGTGACCCTTACAGCCAAACAGGCTTAGAGGATTACGACACAATAACGGGTCATGCAAGTGTCTATTGGCAGCCTGAATTCCTAGATGATACGCAAATTACGGTTAGTGCAGGTCAATTCTTGGCGAAAGATAAAGGCGTGAATATTGATTACGCCAAGCGCTTTGATAGCGGCATTATAGTAGGAGCTTACGCTGCCTTCACTGATGTTTCGTCAGAAGAATATGGGGAGGGGAGTTTTACTAAAGGCTTCTATATTTCCATTCCTACCGATTTGTTCTTA
- the radC gene encoding RadC family protein — protein MSIKVWPISERPREKLLQHGAESLSDAELLAVLLGKGVKGKSALSVAHELLNELGCLRGVVTATKESYSKVSGIGPCKYAQFQAGFEIFKRNLEIKLKRQDVFNNVDDTKRYLQAKLRDCEREKFALLMLDSQHQLIAFRTMFNGTINSAAVYPRELIKQVMIDNAAAIILVHNHPSGVAEPSHADIRLTAEIKNAMASIDVPVLDHFVVGDKETISFAQRGLLT, from the coding sequence ATGTCGATAAAAGTATGGCCGATAAGCGAAAGGCCAAGAGAAAAGCTACTACAGCACGGTGCAGAAAGCTTAAGTGATGCTGAGTTGCTCGCCGTGTTGCTGGGCAAAGGGGTTAAAGGAAAAAGCGCCTTATCTGTAGCGCATGAATTGTTAAACGAACTCGGATGTTTACGAGGAGTGGTAACCGCAACGAAAGAAAGCTATTCAAAAGTGTCAGGTATTGGGCCGTGTAAGTATGCCCAGTTCCAAGCAGGGTTTGAAATTTTTAAGCGCAATTTGGAAATAAAACTCAAACGCCAAGATGTATTTAACAACGTAGATGACACTAAGCGTTACTTGCAGGCAAAATTAAGAGACTGCGAGAGGGAAAAGTTTGCGCTTTTGATGCTTGATAGCCAGCATCAACTTATAGCTTTTCGTACCATGTTTAACGGAACGATCAATAGCGCTGCAGTGTATCCGAGAGAATTGATCAAGCAGGTTATGATCGACAACGCGGCAGCGATCATTTTGGTCCATAATCACCCTTCAGGCGTAGCAGAACCTAGCCATGCAGATATTCGGCTAACAGCCGAGATCAAAAATGCCATGGCATCGATCGATGTGCCCGTGCTTGATCATTTTGTGGTTGGAGATAAAGAAACTATTTCATTTGCGCAGCGTGGCTTGCTAACATAA
- the slmA gene encoding nucleoid occlusion factor SlmA — protein MPAVKKTNRRAQILQALAGMLETSPGQRITTAKLAEKVGVSEAALYRHFPSKARMFEGLIEFIEETLFTRINKIVNEEKDSLTRCQLILHLILGFAEKNPGITRILNGDALMGEQDRLRARIAKLFERLETQLKQVLRERKLREGKTLSADEAIIANMMICYTDGRINGFIRSGFTRKPTEQFNEQWAAFKQMFV, from the coding sequence ATGCCTGCTGTCAAAAAAACAAATCGCAGAGCCCAAATTCTGCAAGCACTTGCTGGAATGTTGGAAACCAGCCCAGGTCAACGTATCACTACTGCTAAGTTAGCGGAAAAAGTCGGCGTGTCTGAAGCGGCGCTGTATCGTCATTTTCCCAGTAAAGCGCGAATGTTTGAAGGGCTTATTGAATTTATTGAAGAAACGCTTTTTACGCGTATCAACAAAATTGTTAACGAAGAAAAAGACTCGCTCACGCGCTGTCAGCTAATCCTTCACCTTATTTTAGGCTTTGCCGAGAAGAACCCAGGCATTACCCGTATTTTGAACGGCGATGCGTTAATGGGTGAGCAAGACCGACTACGTGCGCGTATCGCTAAGCTTTTTGAGCGTTTAGAAACCCAGCTTAAACAAGTGCTAAGAGAGCGCAAGCTGCGTGAAGGGAAAACCCTTTCCGCCGATGAAGCGATTATCGCCAACATGATGATTTGCTATACAGATGGACGTATCAACGGCTTTATTCGCAGTGGCTTTACCCGCAAACCCACTGAGCAATTCAATGAACAATGGGCCGCGTTTAAACAAATGTTTGTGTAA
- a CDS encoding capsule biosynthesis GfcC family protein has translation MKFISTLFIALGLIISTSLYANDGLVSVMVNKQTYQFDRPIRLSSVLSIVADNGDWYWPTASAFDLTNPTAEREKEIALSQIRELLASFDKDSDTHKALQNLFEQVSSWTVSTRINMPISYNRARLFFEDNPMFQPGKYWIRLNGRPNVVHFSGAVIKPGAYQHQSDTSIYTAAHTVKKAVDADRSVVYVIDPMGNIEEKGIAYWNLDFAQLMPGSQVYVPISSELFSNKLKQLNERVAALAVHRVLPQ, from the coding sequence ATGAAGTTTATTTCTACGCTTTTTATTGCCTTAGGTCTTATTATATCCACTAGTTTGTACGCCAATGACGGTCTTGTAAGCGTGATGGTGAACAAGCAAACTTATCAGTTCGACCGACCAATCAGGTTATCAAGTGTGTTGTCTATAGTGGCTGATAATGGCGATTGGTATTGGCCTACAGCTTCTGCATTTGATTTGACCAATCCAACAGCTGAAAGAGAAAAAGAAATAGCGCTGTCGCAAATAAGAGAACTGCTGGCCAGCTTTGATAAAGACTCAGACACTCACAAAGCACTGCAAAATTTGTTTGAACAAGTGTCGTCATGGACGGTGTCAACGCGCATCAATATGCCTATTTCTTACAACCGAGCTAGGTTGTTCTTCGAAGACAACCCTATGTTCCAACCGGGTAAATATTGGATCCGTTTGAATGGGCGCCCAAACGTAGTGCATTTCTCGGGCGCGGTAATAAAGCCAGGCGCTTATCAACACCAAAGCGATACCTCAATTTATACGGCGGCTCATACGGTTAAAAAGGCGGTAGACGCCGACAGAAGCGTTGTTTATGTCATTGACCCCATGGGTAATATAGAAGAGAAAGGTATTGCTTACTGGAATTTAGATTTTGCTCAGCTTATGCCGGGTAGCCAGGTTTATGTGCCTATCTCTTCAGAGCTTTTTAGCAACAAACTTAAGCAATTAAATGAGCGCGTTGCCGCGTTAGCAGTACACAGGGTTTTACCTCAATGA
- a CDS encoding YjbF family lipoprotein — MKLHILSAFIGFLCLSLSGCSTTTLAYYNTLKLALKDRTVTYTVEEVAASKADIMQIKAGERDVASLALAYIDGDKYKWVSGDRVIFTMHHGIIVKTEGLDNDLFYTGNLQHNPLATNDVLPFSWKRKVDIDAIGYGVPVDSSWRIVGEENHEYLGFSVPLIKVVETVDFSEYTPFIDVGLSWENTYFLHKHTKELMATKQKFSPEGDVYDMVYLSRVVREMNKQGVTQ; from the coding sequence ATGAAACTACATATTCTATCGGCCTTTATTGGTTTTCTTTGCCTTTCTCTTTCGGGTTGTTCCACAACAACACTCGCTTATTACAATACGCTTAAACTTGCTTTAAAAGACCGCACAGTAACTTACACCGTTGAAGAAGTCGCGGCGAGTAAGGCAGATATTATGCAGATTAAAGCAGGGGAGCGAGACGTAGCCTCTCTTGCCTTAGCCTATATTGATGGTGATAAGTATAAATGGGTATCGGGTGATAGAGTTATCTTTACCATGCACCACGGCATAATTGTTAAAACGGAAGGTTTAGATAACGACCTCTTTTATACAGGTAATTTGCAGCATAATCCGTTAGCCACCAATGATGTTTTGCCTTTTAGCTGGAAGCGCAAAGTGGATATCGACGCAATTGGCTATGGTGTTCCAGTAGACTCTTCATGGCGTATTGTGGGAGAGGAAAATCACGAATACCTAGGTTTCTCTGTGCCCCTTATTAAAGTCGTAGAAACCGTAGACTTTTCAGAATACACCCCCTTTATAGATGTTGGGCTATCGTGGGAAAATACCTACTTCTTGCACAAACATACGAAAGAGCTGATGGCCACAAAACAAAAGTTCAGCCCTGAGGGAGACGTATACGACATGGTTTATTTAAGCCGTGTAGTGCGTGAGATGAACAAACAAGGAGTAACGCAATAA